In the Vicia villosa cultivar HV-30 ecotype Madison, WI unplaced genomic scaffold, Vvil1.0 ctg.000011F_1_1, whole genome shotgun sequence genome, CATGTAAGAGTAATGATCGATGAACTCGGGTGGTGGTAGTTGAACTGGCACCTCGTGTCCTTTCTCGGTCAGTCTCAAAACAGAATTTGTCCCGTTGACATgttcatttccatgaatatggagtcCCACAGCATGTGCTTCATCTCTCTCGTTCATATTCGGCACTTTGCGTCTAGGTTCAATCTGTAAAATTTCATTGTCAGACTGTGCTGGTAATTTGTCGGCAGCGCTTGACCTCGAACGGGGTCTTTTTGGCCTAGATGGCTTCTTAGGTTGATCAGTACCTTGGACAGCATTCCTTCGCGAGTTATCCGATGGCTCAGTATCCATACAATGAATGCACTTGTCTTCTTTAGAAGAAACAGAACCAACGTTGTCATCAATACCCTCGACATCGTAGTTGCTAGCACTACTAGCAGCAGGTTGCTTATTCTCAATAGGAAAACCAACAGGCAGCGTTTCGGTGATTCCAGACATACCATTATCAATACTAGGCTGTCTAATGTGAGCTTCTTCTCGACTTAACACCCCTAGCCAAATTGAACTTTCCTTTGCTGTCATCTTGTCTTGCAGGCATTTTGATTGACGAACGTGTTTTCGTATTTTTGCAATATCAGGTGACATGTGCTTTATAACAGCGGTCAGCACTCCAACTTTCCACATCTTCTTCAAATCGTGCGGCTTCTTATAAGGAGGACTCTGACCAAGAGGTAAATTCAAATGCGACCACCAATCCTCGTTTCCAGTCGGCCACCAAGGCGGAGGAACACCCTTTTCCAATGGGAATTTCCTCTGAGGAGGATCACAATGTtgcatcaaagaagataacaGTGACCCGAGCGTTGCATCTTGCAGATCTTGAAGCATGCTCTGAGAGTTCCCGTTTCGGTTATTTTCAGCCTCAGTCATAGCAAGACACTCCGCATCATACTTGGCTATAGCAGCAGGCCCATTTCTATCGAACTTCACCTTTTCTTTCCACCAGGCTCTAATGTTATCAGACGAACCACTAACCGGCTTCCCCTTCTCAGGAATGATCCCATACACAAATCCACGAGCTTTGCAGACTTCCATAAGCTTCAGCATATACTTGAGAATCCCATCTTGGGCCCTCGACATTTTCTTCCTACGAGCTTGATCAGACGACTGCCTCGGCTTTTGCTTCTCCGCAGCTTGCAGCGCTGCaagcttttctttttctttgatccTTTTGAGTTTGATTCGATCCTTCCACATCCGCTTCTCCAATTCTGCCGCATCAATCTCTTCATCACTGACATCTTTCTCCGGTATATTGTGATACCTAACATCATCAACATCTAAATCCGAGCTGCAATTCAACACATCAACATCAGAAGCTGCCCCCATTCAATTATATAACAACAAATTCTCTGAATCATGTTTACTAATAAAATCTAtataacaaacaaaacaaaaaaacacaaaCTTTGAACTTAAAAAACTGAACttgcaaacactaaacattaacCAGGTAACAATTTAAACAACGTTAGAATCTCCCAAATTTTCACACAGAAGATTCCAACTAAATCATCAATTATGAAAACCAACAAAAGTTCAGTGACCTAAGCTACAATTATCCCAAAAACAATATCACTGAAATGAAAAcattaacaacaaaacaacataaaacgcCACTAACagagaattacaaaacatgttacataatcaaacaaatcaataatcaaaaacaaaattgaagttgagaaaaaataaaaaacagaactTTTACATACCCATCAGCTCCAATTTCTTCAATTTCACCCATGAATGAAAAATTGGCGGCGAGATAGATTCCACGGATTAACAAATTTCCCGAATTGCAAGCACAGAAAATCGAATTTAGGGATTCGATTCTTCTAGGGAAAGCTGCGTTTTTTATTTGAGGAGAACACGAAGATGAgaaattgaaggaaaagaaatgaTAAGAACCCAAAAGGGGTTTTGATTTTGCTACCAAAATGACCCGAATTTCAACTACGGTGATGCTTTAAggatagagagagaaagaggagagagaaagaaaaatgaaaatggaCCATTGAATGTAGAGATTCTCTACATTACGCCTATTATATGTACTGTGTACCTTGACTCAGATCTATTATTCCTTTTTGGTCTCCATATcttgttattatattattattattctctttttaatttaattaaatattaatatattttcttgtgaatataaATTTAtacttttgttaattaatttaaaagaaaagTTTCTACCATAATATagattgaatttaattgaaatacatcGACAGTTCAAAAAAATTTTATACCGTCAGTAAAGAGTAACtgtcaaattttaaattaaatattatttgatttttatttttatatttttattaattaatttataaaattaattgaaatgtACCGTCGGTGTAAACTTGACACCGGCATctaattaaaatgaattattttgacAAATAACAAGAAAGAGAAATATGAAACAAGTGattattaaaatgatttaattataatttgctctttttatttttaattaaatatttatgtgTCAAAATAATTGATTCTAATTGAATGATACTGTAAATTGATTTTTTACCGAAAGTGTATTCATATTAACctcttaatttaaatattataaagagAAAATGAATGATACATTCTCactgtaaattatttttatagtgtcAATCAATGACAATCATATATTCAACCACCAAgtcaaattgtaaattttaaattacttataattgaagaatttaaaatattcaaatgaggaattcttgcatggacacggaCGTAAAACCTTCTTCTTAGTCACAACCAATAGAAATAAGACAATTCATtatgaagaagagagaaaatttaaaatttatttaaattttaatttattttttaattggattcatgggtggttgtgattatgaaggagagacaggattaaatttttattttttaattaattaaaattttatgatttGTTGTGTGTAAAACTATTTCTTAGGGTTGTGTCCAACTAAGAATTTCTGTATTCAAATTTGATAATACATTTTACACTCATTTAACTCTATTATAAATATAActattttatctttattatctTAATGGTAAAGATTGTATGTTATTAAATCTTTATCACTTGTTTAGGACATGTTATTATCTTAATGGTAAAGATTGTATGTTATTAAATCTTTATCACTTGTTTAGGACAtgttgtttcagctttaaaaaaatagatttttttctttttatttttgaaaataaatttttcaaaatcgattttcaaaatattacaacttttttatatttgttttttctaaaatgaaataataattttaacatcctataacataaacatacattattaaaaactaaaacttagtcaaaattgctattttttaaaaaagttgtatttaaaagatgatttttatgaaaatctatttgaaatagcttcaaaattaagtgtgtttttttaaaattttgatatccaaatttttttccataaatagatgaaataccaaaaatcatattttaagaataactattcaaacaaaattttcatttggaacttttataaaaaatttgtttgtaaaattttttttcacaaaaattatgtaacactataaaaatcattttaagaaaaagccaaaacaaacgggccctttaattagatgttttaaatttaatatgtTATATGGAGTATTAGATAAGTTTATCAGATATTTGCTAGCTTAAAAAAAACTAGTATTAAAGTTAGTCAAATAAATTTGATTTTcacgaattttttttataaaattaaaattttaaattatatatattaacatttaaatttaaatttgaataaaatacaaatatcattaataaaagaatataaatgttataaaatttgaataaacaaaataaaccaaAACAAACATTCAATGAAACACAATAAGAAAATTAAACATAAATATAATGAAACTAAAATAAACACATTAACAAATCGTTAGTCGGTCAAATGGTGATTGGTGTTGAACTTTGATAGAAAAAATCACGCTAATTTAAAATTACACtgtttatcatatttattaaatTCACGACTATATTTTTACAGTAAAATTATTAATCTTAACAATGGAAATAACCCGAGTAATAATGTATggtttttcttatttttcaataaaaatatgataattatACTTAAATATGGTTTACAGAGtgaaaatataagaaaattatcTATGTGTAGAAAAAAATTATACAtatgtcatatttttattaaaaaatagtaaaaatcacatttaaaaaattatattttgattttttctaaataataataataatactaataacaataataatatatttattgtaTAAAAGGAAACAGCATTTTTGGTacgatgtattttttttataaaatgtatttattaattttatagaaAGTGGAATTTTTTAGTTATTCCTTTATttataattttcattttaaatcatttattaaataaatatagtttatttttattcaatatcaatataaatttaataatactaGTACATACAAATTAGATTATTGAGATAAATATAAAAagagattaaagaacaaatatacTATCTTGTACAGCTCAATTGATAATTAGTAATATATTTGATGTGTTAAAATGCAGGTTTTTTCTCGTTATTCTTAAATTTTCCAAACTTGCATATGATTTTCATAAGTTgccattaaaaaaacaaatatagccttaataaaaaagagaaaagagattctagagaaaaagaaaaaaattaataaaattgaaaGTATATTAAGATTGACACAatataatatttttctaaaagtattccaaaaaaaaatgtatttagacactttttataaataaataaataatgtatatggatacattattaaattaatttaatatacatTATGTTTTTAAAACTTATTTCATTATGtgaatttaatataattaaacaattagtCCAAATAATTTTTTAACCAAAAAGTTTAGTAGGTAAGATTCACTAAATTCAATAttcaatatattaaaaagaaaaaaggaaatacatAAAAGAGAAAGAGCCAAACCATACCATCTCAAAAGGCAGTGAATCTATAATT is a window encoding:
- the LOC131621850 gene encoding ETHYLENE INSENSITIVE 3-like 3 protein, whose product is MGEIEEIGADGSDLDVDDVRYHNIPEKDVSDEEIDAAELEKRMWKDRIKLKRIKEKEKLAALQAAEKQKPRQSSDQARRKKMSRAQDGILKYMLKLMEVCKARGFVYGIIPEKGKPVSGSSDNIRAWWKEKVKFDRNGPAAIAKYDAECLAMTEAENNRNGNSQSMLQDLQDATLGSLLSSLMQHCDPPQRKFPLEKGVPPPWWPTGNEDWWSHLNLPLGQSPPYKKPHDLKKMWKVGVLTAVIKHMSPDIAKIRKHVRQSKCLQDKMTAKESSIWLGVLSREEAHIRQPSIDNGMSGITETLPVGFPIENKQPAASSASNYDVEGIDDNVGSVSSKEDKCIHCMDTEPSDNSRRNAVQGTDQPKKPSRPKRPRSRSSAADKLPAQSDNEILQIEPRRKVPNMNERDEAHAVGLHIHGNEHVNGTNSVLRLTEKGHEVPVQLPPPEFIDHYSYMHSNNIVSSESVYMNRRAPLHFAPLQNTDVSHEATYNLYNPVAGYDPSHIQDGQHLQQPEPAHIEAIGPPENNAAISVPAENTKGDEITGDINYFGKDTFQNELDRPIDPFFGSPISNMSFDFGGLNSPPFHLDDFIADDEMIQYFGA